Proteins encoded within one genomic window of Corynebacterium aurimucosum:
- a CDS encoding MarR family winged helix-turn-helix transcriptional regulator produces the protein MSEETIESPVPYEDALEVARQIQPALNKLMLIFQRTTEGTSLTTSQVSIMNQLRMRGPSRVSTIAQAELIRMPTASNALYQLERHGFVERHRDEKDRRGVLVALTQLGESELTIVSRQRAAALAEILRWLDPEDIKDADTLVNLISKLADVYRPIMEGK, from the coding sequence ATGAGTGAAGAAACTATCGAATCCCCGGTCCCCTACGAGGATGCCCTGGAAGTCGCCCGCCAGATCCAGCCGGCGCTCAACAAGCTCATGCTCATCTTCCAGCGCACCACGGAGGGCACGTCCCTGACAACGTCGCAGGTCTCCATCATGAACCAGCTGCGCATGCGTGGTCCCTCCCGTGTGAGCACCATCGCGCAAGCAGAACTCATCCGCATGCCTACCGCCTCCAATGCGCTATACCAATTGGAGCGCCACGGATTCGTGGAACGGCACCGCGATGAAAAAGACCGCCGCGGCGTACTTGTCGCCCTTACCCAGCTTGGGGAATCGGAGCTGACCATTGTCTCCCGCCAACGCGCGGCGGCTTTGGCTGAGATCCTGCGCTGGCTCGACCCAGAGGACATCAAGGACGCAGACACTTTGGTCAATCTCATCTCCAAGCTTGCTGATGTCTACCGTCCAATCATGGAAGGGAAATAG
- a CDS encoding rhodanese-related sulfurtransferase, with the protein MTIGKILLYYCFTPIEDPTAIMLWQRNLCEKLGLTGRILISEHGINGTVGGDMDACKRYVRETREYPGFKKMEFKWSEGSAEDFPRLSVKVRDEIVAFGAPGELKVDENGVIGGGLHLKPEEVNKLVEERGEEVVFFDGRNAMEAEIGKFKNAVVPDVRTTHDFIAELESGKYDWMKDKPVVSYCTGGIRCEILSALMKNRGFNEVYQIDGGIVRYGEKYGNDGLWEGSMYVFDKRMHHEFGQGLEDPGFIQLGHCVHCGKGTNTFHNCINEDTCRKQVLICDDCIQHVETQHCGRPDCAEVAASQAQA; encoded by the coding sequence GTGACTATTGGCAAGATTCTCCTCTACTACTGCTTTACTCCCATCGAGGACCCCACCGCGATCATGCTGTGGCAGCGTAACCTCTGCGAGAAGCTCGGGCTGACAGGCCGCATCCTTATCTCGGAGCACGGAATCAACGGCACCGTGGGCGGTGACATGGATGCGTGTAAGCGCTACGTGCGCGAGACCCGCGAGTACCCAGGCTTCAAGAAGATGGAGTTCAAGTGGTCCGAGGGCAGCGCGGAGGACTTTCCGCGCCTGTCGGTCAAGGTCCGCGATGAAATCGTGGCCTTCGGCGCGCCGGGAGAGCTCAAGGTGGATGAGAACGGCGTCATCGGCGGCGGTCTCCACCTCAAGCCCGAAGAGGTCAACAAGCTGGTAGAAGAACGCGGCGAGGAGGTCGTCTTCTTCGACGGGCGCAATGCCATGGAGGCCGAAATCGGCAAATTCAAGAATGCCGTGGTGCCGGACGTGCGCACGACTCACGACTTCATCGCCGAACTCGAGTCCGGCAAGTATGACTGGATGAAGGATAAGCCCGTGGTCTCCTATTGCACGGGCGGCATCCGCTGCGAAATCCTCTCCGCGCTGATGAAGAACCGGGGCTTTAACGAGGTCTATCAGATTGACGGCGGCATTGTCCGCTACGGCGAAAAGTACGGCAACGATGGCCTGTGGGAAGGCTCGATGTATGTCTTTGACAAGCGCATGCACCACGAGTTTGGCCAGGGCCTAGAGGATCCAGGCTTTATTCAGCTCGGCCACTGCGTGCATTGTGGGAAGGGGACGAATACCTTCCACAATTGCATTAATGAGGACACCTGCCGCAAGCAGGTGCTCATCTGTGATGATTGCATCCAGCACGTAGAGACACAGCACTGTGGGCGCCCAGATTGCGCCGAGGTGGCTGCGTCCCAGGCACAGGCCTAG
- a CDS encoding bifunctional ADP-dependent NAD(P)H-hydrate dehydratase/NAD(P)H-hydrate epimerase: MRPAYTVATVRAAEKRLLGQQSHEDQLMKLAAAAVAETASVMLEARPGAVLVLAGSGGNGGDGLFAGAELASRGVTVHALVPERCHEEALAAFRSAGGAVLSADALPSGSALVIDAIAGLGSARGLSGTALSLYRHATSAGAAVLAVDMPTGVDADTGVCAADAVHADVTVTFGSPRLGHPLAPECGQVVVSDLFLPDAPSFAETLAELDEPAAFIAHEPTVPTPFAWQPGELDLPGGRASRPWPVGCTGPIVDPTPAARSDKYSGGVVALAAGSDTYPGAGILCATAAVRATPSMVRFIGDNSITSLLPELVCHPNVASSGQAQAWVVGPGRGTDAAAATELRKVLAQGLPTVIDADALTLLARNTSLRQKVTEHPMTILTPHEGEFSRLYEAAFGSAPDAATGWSRALHELAEELDSIILLKGRLTRVTAPGQPLYSFNAGHSFAATPGSGDVLSGILGAVMAQLFAESSTETAAATAAQTITEVLHAGAIHAHASAIAAETPEGFAPCSASQIAAAIPQAIARLLNAKR, translated from the coding sequence ATGCGCCCTGCTTATACCGTTGCTACTGTTCGTGCCGCTGAGAAACGACTGCTGGGACAGCAGTCTCATGAGGATCAGCTCATGAAACTGGCGGCAGCCGCGGTGGCAGAAACCGCGTCGGTGATGCTGGAGGCACGCCCCGGCGCGGTGCTCGTTCTTGCCGGTTCCGGCGGCAACGGCGGAGACGGGCTCTTTGCCGGGGCGGAGCTGGCCTCGCGCGGGGTTACGGTCCATGCCCTGGTTCCAGAGCGCTGTCACGAGGAGGCTCTCGCTGCGTTCCGTTCCGCCGGTGGCGCGGTCCTTTCTGCCGACGCGCTGCCGTCAGGCAGCGCGCTGGTTATTGACGCCATCGCCGGCCTCGGCTCCGCCCGGGGCTTGAGCGGCACCGCGCTCTCGCTCTACCGCCACGCCACGTCTGCCGGGGCTGCAGTCTTGGCCGTCGACATGCCCACCGGCGTCGATGCCGACACGGGAGTCTGCGCCGCGGATGCCGTCCACGCCGATGTCACCGTCACCTTCGGCTCGCCGCGCCTCGGCCACCCGCTCGCCCCCGAATGCGGGCAGGTGGTGGTCTCCGATCTCTTCCTGCCCGACGCGCCTTCCTTTGCCGAGACCCTCGCTGAACTGGACGAACCAGCGGCATTCATCGCCCACGAGCCCACCGTTCCGACGCCCTTTGCGTGGCAGCCGGGCGAACTCGATCTTCCTGGCGGGCGCGCTTCCCGCCCCTGGCCGGTTGGCTGCACCGGACCCATCGTTGATCCCACGCCAGCCGCGCGCTCGGATAAGTATTCCGGCGGCGTCGTTGCCCTGGCCGCCGGAAGCGATACCTACCCGGGTGCGGGGATCCTCTGTGCCACCGCAGCGGTGCGCGCCACGCCCTCGATGGTGCGCTTCATCGGCGATAACTCAATCACCTCTTTGCTGCCCGAGCTGGTCTGCCATCCCAATGTGGCCTCATCCGGTCAGGCCCAGGCCTGGGTCGTGGGCCCCGGCCGTGGAACCGATGCAGCGGCCGCCACCGAACTGCGCAAGGTCCTGGCGCAAGGGCTTCCTACCGTTATCGATGCCGACGCCCTTACCCTTCTGGCACGCAATACCTCCCTGCGCCAGAAAGTCACCGAGCACCCGATGACCATCCTCACCCCGCATGAAGGCGAGTTCAGCCGCCTCTACGAGGCCGCCTTCGGCTCTGCGCCCGATGCGGCTACCGGCTGGAGCCGCGCCCTCCACGAGCTAGCCGAAGAGCTGGACAGCATCATCCTGCTCAAGGGCCGCCTAACTCGCGTTACCGCTCCGGGCCAGCCGCTCTATTCCTTCAACGCCGGTCACTCTTTTGCCGCGACCCCGGGCTCCGGGGACGTGCTCTCCGGCATTCTGGGCGCGGTCATGGCCCAGCTCTTCGCCGAATCCTCCACCGAAACCGCGGCCGCTACCGCCGCCCAAACCATCACCGAGGTCCTCCACGCCGGCGCCATCCACGCGCATGCGTCGGCCATCGCGGCCGAGACCCCCGAGGGCTTCGCGCCCTGTTCTGCGTCCCAGATCGCTGCGGCCATCCCGCAAGCCATCGCGCGGCTCCTCAACGCGAAGCGCTAG
- a CDS encoding DUF5318 family protein, translating into MAYRNEVSYEWERAQHLRELRAGKLGREEVCDADFLLRAAAKHHGVDMHKPCPVCGEDMRLTRWVYGDALKRRAGSARSEAEIAEIAAEGIEFTVHFVEVCPACRWNHLLRAATVYALG; encoded by the coding sequence GTGGCCTACCGTAATGAGGTCTCCTATGAATGGGAGCGCGCGCAACATCTGCGTGAACTTCGTGCGGGGAAGCTCGGGCGCGAAGAGGTCTGTGATGCCGATTTTCTCCTTCGTGCTGCGGCGAAGCATCACGGCGTCGACATGCACAAGCCGTGCCCGGTCTGCGGTGAGGACATGCGGCTGACTCGGTGGGTGTACGGAGATGCCTTGAAACGCCGAGCAGGCAGCGCGCGCAGCGAAGCAGAAATCGCAGAGATAGCCGCTGAGGGCATCGAATTCACCGTGCATTTCGTGGAAGTGTGTCCGGCGTGCCGCTGGAACCATCTGCTTCGAGCCGCCACGGTCTATGCTTTAGGGTAG
- a CDS encoding universal stress protein: MAKNSSHPAEGPCSPDDQLPPLRVLVSWSPSSTGTEAIEFAAWLARSTSVRIRVVSTISQPLTVTSLSKLSGSYKKWFKKEHATCERAVKQALHAAGVDKDQLDKNVSVLLAGPSRPQLLEQAAEDFKASVILLGANQSAPKGRFFSGSTADALLHYSPLPVGLIPRGIKLSKHGVTRINFAFTDLGSADDPALLHAACIAQRGGIPLRILAFSPKGLVDVPLEYSPTFPSDAPNWREHSLSLLDRAHDFIADAYPELSVTTAIGSGHGWSGAVDSLKWKKGDLLCLGSSPMGPIERVFIGSTATELLPHLGVPVLVCPSTYDKEAR; encoded by the coding sequence ATGGCTAAGAATTCTTCACACCCTGCGGAAGGGCCATGCTCCCCGGACGACCAGCTCCCTCCGCTCCGCGTCCTCGTGTCGTGGAGCCCTAGCTCCACCGGCACGGAGGCCATCGAGTTTGCAGCGTGGCTCGCGCGTTCCACCTCCGTTCGGATTCGCGTGGTTTCAACGATTTCGCAGCCCCTCACCGTGACGTCGCTCAGCAAGCTCAGCGGTTCCTACAAGAAGTGGTTCAAGAAGGAGCACGCCACCTGCGAACGCGCCGTCAAGCAGGCCTTGCACGCAGCCGGGGTGGATAAGGACCAGCTCGATAAAAACGTCTCCGTTCTCTTGGCAGGGCCTTCTCGCCCACAGCTCTTGGAGCAGGCGGCTGAGGATTTCAAAGCGAGCGTCATCCTCCTTGGGGCCAATCAATCCGCGCCGAAGGGCCGTTTCTTCTCTGGTTCTACTGCTGACGCGCTTCTGCACTATTCGCCCCTCCCTGTCGGTCTCATCCCGCGTGGTATCAAGCTGTCCAAGCACGGCGTCACCCGCATCAATTTCGCCTTCACCGACTTGGGCAGTGCCGACGACCCCGCCCTCCTGCATGCCGCATGCATTGCACAGCGCGGCGGAATCCCCCTGCGTATCCTGGCGTTTTCCCCCAAGGGGCTTGTCGACGTCCCCCTCGAATACTCTCCGACCTTTCCCTCCGATGCCCCCAATTGGCGCGAGCACTCACTCTCACTGTTGGACCGGGCGCACGATTTCATCGCGGATGCCTACCCCGAGCTTTCGGTCACGACGGCCATCGGCAGCGGCCATGGTTGGTCCGGCGCGGTGGATTCACTGAAGTGGAAGAAGGGCGATCTGCTCTGCTTGGGTTCCTCTCCCATGGGGCCCATCGAACGCGTCTTCATCGGCAGCACCGCCACCGAGCTGCTTCCCCACCTGGGCGTTCCAGTACTGGTCTGCCCCAGCACCTACGATAAAGAAGCACGTTAG
- a CDS encoding transglycosylase domain-containing protein, producing MTEKETSGRKSGKSRKSPSRSARHSSSSKRRWPWIVLTVLFVLVGIPALLFGFAYTQYDVPEPEELQPSQISTIVAGDGETQLAKLVPPEGNRRQVTLDEIPDYVEGSVLAAEDREFWTNSGFSFTGLGRAVLGKLTGDSTAGGGSTITQQYVKNTLVGDEYSYVRKIRELIYSVKMTNEWSKEEILNAYLNTVYFGRNAYGIEAASNAYFNKDAKDLTVEEGAMLAGLIQSPSVLDPWVDEERSQARWNYVMDGLVEMGDLDATERSQMAFPETRDPSEYSAYTEAPGAYGHIKNQVTGELARVGITEDQLATGGLKVTTTIDMTVQNASTDAAHEQLAVLQEDARAAAVTIDPATGAVRGYFGGDDSNGWDYANSPLQTGSVFKIMALAAALQQGIDLNTYYSSAPYQLPGSQTVTNVGGGCGSCSIAEALKNSYNTSFLRLQDDLENKMQDTADMAHALGVARSLPGIEKTLTENGGTPYEGVVLGQYQSRPLDMATAMATLTNQGVWHQPHFVQKVENAAGEVLYENPTDGGERRVSANVANNVISAMQPIAAWSNGALAGGRPSASKTGTTQLGDTGTNKDAWMVGSTPQLATAVWVGTADNTSAIFNQWGGIMYGSDAPTKIWKSILDTSLANVEQQSFPQAYPIHYGVGSWGSGYVYDPSQSTTWNQAPASPENEGDEEAPAEDGEHHDEGQGETPDQPAQPEQPAQPAEPEVPSLDDILNGDRLDQLLGQ from the coding sequence GTGACCGAGAAGGAAACCTCTGGGCGAAAGTCCGGTAAAAGTAGGAAGAGCCCCTCGCGCAGCGCACGGCATTCGTCGAGCTCTAAACGCCGCTGGCCGTGGATCGTGCTCACTGTCTTATTTGTTTTGGTGGGCATCCCCGCCCTTCTCTTCGGCTTCGCGTATACGCAGTACGACGTCCCCGAGCCCGAGGAGCTGCAGCCGAGTCAGATTTCCACCATCGTCGCCGGCGATGGGGAAACGCAGTTGGCCAAACTGGTGCCGCCCGAGGGCAACCGGCGGCAGGTGACCCTAGACGAGATCCCGGATTATGTAGAGGGCTCCGTGCTGGCTGCCGAGGACCGCGAGTTCTGGACCAACTCCGGCTTTTCCTTCACTGGATTGGGCCGTGCTGTCTTGGGCAAGCTCACGGGCGATAGCACCGCCGGCGGTGGTTCCACGATCACCCAGCAGTACGTAAAGAACACGCTGGTGGGTGACGAATACTCCTACGTCCGCAAGATTCGTGAGCTCATCTACTCGGTGAAGATGACCAACGAGTGGTCCAAGGAAGAAATCCTCAACGCCTACCTCAATACGGTCTACTTCGGCCGTAATGCTTATGGCATCGAGGCTGCATCTAACGCCTACTTCAACAAGGACGCTAAGGATCTCACCGTGGAGGAAGGCGCTATGCTCGCCGGCCTCATCCAGTCCCCATCCGTGTTGGATCCGTGGGTGGATGAGGAACGCTCGCAGGCCCGTTGGAACTACGTCATGGATGGTCTCGTCGAGATGGGCGATCTGGATGCGACTGAGCGTTCCCAGATGGCCTTCCCGGAGACGCGCGACCCAAGCGAGTACTCTGCCTACACCGAGGCACCTGGTGCCTACGGGCACATCAAGAACCAAGTCACCGGCGAGTTGGCACGCGTGGGAATCACCGAGGACCAGCTAGCCACCGGTGGCCTCAAGGTGACCACCACCATTGACATGACCGTGCAAAACGCGTCAACCGACGCCGCCCACGAGCAGCTTGCCGTGCTGCAGGAGGACGCCCGTGCTGCAGCCGTGACCATCGACCCAGCTACGGGTGCTGTGCGCGGTTACTTTGGCGGCGATGACTCGAATGGTTGGGACTACGCCAACTCTCCGCTGCAGACCGGCTCGGTCTTTAAGATTATGGCGCTGGCTGCGGCCCTCCAGCAGGGCATTGATCTCAATACCTATTACTCCTCCGCTCCCTACCAACTGCCTGGTTCCCAGACCGTGACCAACGTTGGCGGCGGCTGCGGAAGCTGTTCCATCGCTGAGGCGCTGAAGAATTCTTATAACACCTCCTTCCTGCGCCTCCAGGATGACCTGGAAAACAAGATGCAAGACACCGCGGACATGGCGCACGCGTTGGGCGTCGCCCGCAGCCTGCCGGGGATTGAGAAGACCCTAACGGAGAACGGTGGCACGCCGTACGAAGGCGTGGTGTTGGGCCAGTACCAGTCCCGCCCGCTCGATATGGCAACCGCCATGGCTACCTTGACCAACCAAGGCGTGTGGCACCAGCCGCACTTCGTGCAAAAGGTAGAAAACGCCGCCGGCGAGGTCCTTTACGAGAATCCGACCGATGGCGGTGAGCGCCGTGTCTCCGCCAACGTGGCTAATAACGTTATTTCTGCGATGCAGCCGATTGCCGCATGGTCGAATGGCGCACTGGCTGGTGGACGCCCGTCGGCCTCCAAGACTGGTACCACCCAGCTGGGTGATACGGGCACCAACAAAGATGCCTGGATGGTTGGTTCCACGCCGCAGCTGGCTACAGCAGTGTGGGTAGGCACGGCTGATAACACCTCCGCAATCTTTAATCAGTGGGGCGGAATCATGTACGGCTCGGACGCACCGACGAAGATTTGGAAGTCCATTTTGGACACCTCTCTGGCTAACGTCGAGCAGCAGTCCTTCCCGCAGGCTTATCCGATTCACTATGGCGTCGGCAGCTGGGGCTCCGGGTATGTCTATGACCCGAGCCAGAGCACCACGTGGAACCAGGCGCCGGCAAGCCCGGAGAACGAGGGCGACGAGGAAGCGCCAGCCGAAGACGGCGAGCACCACGATGAGGGACAGGGGGAGACCCCAGACCAGCCAGCACAGCCTGAGCAACCGGCCCAACCCGCAGAGCCCGAGGTCCCTTCGCTCGATGACATTCTCAATGGAGATAGACTCGACCAATTACTTGGTCAATAG
- a CDS encoding DUF1846 domain-containing protein, producing MGRAIGFDREKYIELQSEHINARRKEIGGKLYLEMGGKLFDDMHASRVLPGFTPDNKIAMLERIKDDVEILVCINAKDIERQKMRGDLGILYEDDVLRLVDVFRDRGFLVNNIVMTQLEDGNSQAEAFIERLERLGLTVARHRVIPGYPANIDLIVSEDGLGKNDYVQTTRDLVVVTAPGPGSGKLATALSQVYHENLRGVPAGYAKFETFPIWNLPLDHPVNLAYEAATVDLNDANVIDHFHLSAHGESTVNYNRDVEAFPLLKSLLERLTGTVPYQSPTDMGVNMVGFCITDDEVCREASQQEIIRRYFKTLVEEARNGLDSTQSERAAVVMAKAGIKSTDRPVVLPARQKAEETQGPAAALQLHDATIITGRTSPLLGCSAAALLNALKHLAGIDDDLHLLSPESIEPIQTLKTKHLGSQNPRLHTDEVLIALSVSAAKDENARRALDALKELEGCDVHTTTILGSVDEGIFRNLGVLVTSDPVFARKSALYQKR from the coding sequence ATGGGGCGCGCAATCGGTTTTGACCGTGAAAAATACATTGAACTGCAGTCGGAGCACATCAACGCTCGGCGCAAAGAAATTGGCGGGAAGCTTTATCTCGAAATGGGCGGGAAGCTTTTCGATGACATGCATGCCTCCCGCGTTCTGCCCGGTTTCACCCCGGATAACAAGATTGCGATGCTCGAGCGCATCAAGGATGACGTAGAAATCCTCGTCTGCATTAATGCCAAGGACATTGAGCGCCAAAAGATGCGCGGTGACTTAGGGATCCTCTATGAAGATGATGTGCTGCGGCTTGTCGACGTCTTCCGGGACCGCGGTTTCTTGGTCAATAACATTGTCATGACCCAGCTCGAGGACGGCAATAGCCAGGCCGAGGCTTTCATCGAGCGCCTCGAGCGCCTGGGGCTCACTGTGGCGCGCCACCGTGTCATCCCGGGTTACCCCGCCAACATCGACCTCATTGTCTCCGAGGATGGCCTGGGCAAGAACGACTATGTTCAGACCACCCGTGACCTCGTGGTGGTTACCGCGCCGGGGCCGGGCTCCGGCAAGCTGGCTACCGCGCTCTCACAGGTCTACCACGAGAATTTGCGCGGCGTACCAGCAGGCTATGCCAAGTTTGAGACCTTCCCCATCTGGAACCTGCCGCTCGATCACCCGGTGAACCTGGCCTATGAGGCCGCCACCGTGGACCTCAACGACGCCAACGTCATCGACCACTTCCACCTTTCCGCGCATGGCGAATCGACGGTGAACTACAACCGCGACGTCGAGGCCTTCCCGCTGCTGAAGTCTCTGCTGGAGCGCCTGACCGGCACCGTGCCCTACCAGTCCCCGACGGACATGGGTGTGAACATGGTGGGCTTCTGCATCACCGACGATGAGGTCTGCCGCGAGGCCTCCCAGCAGGAGATCATTCGCCGCTACTTCAAGACTTTGGTGGAAGAAGCCCGCAACGGTCTTGATTCCACGCAATCCGAGCGCGCCGCCGTAGTCATGGCGAAGGCCGGCATTAAGTCCACCGACCGTCCGGTTGTGCTCCCGGCACGTCAGAAGGCGGAGGAGACGCAAGGCCCGGCAGCCGCGCTGCAGCTTCACGACGCCACCATCATCACCGGCCGCACCTCCCCGTTGCTGGGTTGCTCAGCAGCCGCGCTGCTCAATGCGCTCAAGCACCTCGCTGGCATCGATGATGACCTGCATTTGTTGTCCCCGGAATCCATCGAGCCGATCCAGACGTTGAAGACCAAGCACTTGGGCTCGCAGAACCCGCGCCTGCACACCGACGAGGTGCTCATTGCGCTCTCTGTCTCCGCGGCTAAGGATGAGAACGCCCGCCGCGCGCTCGACGCACTGAAGGAACTCGAGGGCTGCGATGTCCACACCACCACCATCTTGGGTTCGGTGGATGAGGGCATCTTCCGCAACCTGGGCGTCCTGGTGACCTCCGATCCGGTCTTTGCCCGCAAGAGCGCGCTGTACCAGAAGCGCTAA
- a CDS encoding ABC transporter ATP-binding protein — MTTTATPALSLRDIVVTYPDGDSRVTALDNVSLDVKPGELTAVIGESGSGKSTLLSVAAGLIEPDSGSVEMHGTRGLIFQQANLLAALTAREQLLIIDHMEGRKPRQDRADELLSFVGLEGFGNRRMNQLSGGQRQRVNIARALMGQPSVLLADEPTSALDSKLSREIAKLLRGVTDDFDTATLFITHDRSLLDYADNVVEVKDGKLSEYSGLAA; from the coding sequence ATGACTACCACTGCTACTCCCGCCCTGTCCCTTCGCGACATCGTGGTGACCTACCCCGACGGCGACTCCCGCGTCACGGCATTGGATAATGTCAGCCTCGACGTCAAGCCGGGCGAGCTCACCGCCGTCATCGGCGAATCCGGCTCCGGCAAGTCCACCTTGCTCTCCGTAGCCGCCGGTCTCATCGAGCCGGACTCAGGATCCGTCGAGATGCACGGCACCCGCGGGCTCATCTTCCAGCAGGCCAACCTGCTAGCTGCCCTGACGGCGCGCGAGCAGCTGCTCATTATTGATCACATGGAAGGCCGCAAGCCGCGCCAGGATCGTGCCGATGAGCTGCTCAGCTTCGTGGGTTTGGAGGGCTTTGGCAACCGCCGCATGAACCAGCTCTCCGGTGGTCAGCGCCAGCGCGTCAACATTGCGCGTGCGCTCATGGGCCAGCCTTCCGTGCTGCTTGCGGATGAGCCGACCTCAGCTTTGGACTCCAAGCTCTCCCGCGAGATTGCTAAGCTGCTACGTGGTGTCACCGATGACTTCGATACTGCAACTCTGTTCATCACGCACGATCGCAGCCTGCTCGACTATGCCGACAACGTGGTCGAGGTCAAAGACGGCAAGCTCTCCGAATACTCCGGGCTAGCAGCATAG
- a CDS encoding Fpg/Nei family DNA glycosylase — translation MPEGHVIHRLARTLNADFRGAPLAVSSPQGRFAAEAALVDASSLSLAEAFGKHLFLHFDADSPRHVIYIHLGLIGSLRFEPSADVWGQIRLRIDNGTTAANLRGPQFCTLITEEEYQAKVAKVGQDPLREDADPDALWARVHASRRSIGAMLMDQALFAGVGNIYRAEALFRQELSPFIPGNQLDRAEFDAIWSDLVDLMDYGVEHGRIDTVRPAHTPEAMGREPRKDDHGGEVYVYRRAGQPCHVCGTEIREQVMQGRNLFWCPTCQPAR, via the coding sequence ATGCCTGAGGGACACGTTATTCACCGCCTTGCTCGGACACTCAATGCGGACTTTCGCGGCGCGCCGCTGGCTGTGAGCAGCCCCCAGGGCAGGTTTGCTGCGGAGGCCGCGCTTGTCGACGCCTCTTCCCTCTCCCTCGCCGAAGCCTTTGGCAAGCACCTCTTCCTCCACTTCGATGCGGACAGCCCGCGCCACGTGATTTACATCCATTTGGGCCTCATCGGTTCCCTGCGCTTTGAGCCTTCCGCTGATGTGTGGGGCCAGATCCGGCTGCGCATTGATAACGGCACAACAGCCGCCAACCTGCGCGGCCCGCAGTTCTGCACGCTCATCACAGAGGAGGAATACCAGGCCAAGGTGGCGAAGGTGGGTCAGGATCCTCTCCGGGAGGATGCCGACCCGGATGCCCTATGGGCCCGCGTGCATGCCTCGCGGCGCAGCATCGGCGCGATGCTCATGGACCAGGCCCTATTCGCCGGGGTGGGCAACATCTACCGCGCAGAAGCTCTTTTCCGACAAGAGCTTTCCCCCTTCATCCCCGGCAACCAGCTCGACCGAGCGGAGTTCGATGCCATCTGGTCTGACCTGGTCGATCTCATGGACTACGGCGTCGAGCACGGCCGCATCGATACGGTCCGCCCCGCCCATACGCCGGAGGCCATGGGCCGCGAGCCGCGCAAGGATGACCACGGCGGCGAGGTCTATGTCTACCGCCGCGCCGGGCAACCCTGCCACGTGTGCGGCACCGAGATCCGGGAGCAGGTCATGCAGGGCCGTAACCTCTTTTGGTGCCCCACCTGCCAACCCGCGCGCTAG
- a CDS encoding YwaF family protein yields the protein MIRPRKPRVSPTDYPRMQQWTALHALMLSITVVACGVFIVAARRIKGTSRETFIRRMVGWALLVAGTAWTVISLDPKQFDIRESLPLHLCDVLRPILALGLITGNEHALILTYFWGIILNPQAIITPDVIYYFSPRWLRFGTYWFFHIVALAVPLALTFGLGYRPTWKGYRFAVKVTPVWMATAMAVNAKTDGNYGFLNHAPGSPSIINLLGPWPGYIAAETLAVAAAWAGMTWPWENTSLRRGTVAVGPRGLMRKSVGTASGILRRATVRFRK from the coding sequence ATGATTCGACCCCGCAAGCCCCGAGTAAGCCCAACTGACTACCCGCGCATGCAGCAGTGGACCGCGCTACATGCGCTCATGTTGAGCATCACCGTGGTGGCCTGCGGGGTCTTTATCGTCGCTGCCCGCAGAATCAAGGGAACCTCCCGCGAGACCTTCATCCGCCGGATGGTGGGCTGGGCCTTGCTGGTGGCGGGCACTGCGTGGACGGTCATCTCCCTGGACCCGAAGCAATTCGATATCCGCGAGTCTTTGCCTTTGCACCTGTGCGATGTGCTGCGCCCCATTTTGGCGCTGGGCCTTATCACCGGCAACGAGCACGCCCTGATCTTGACCTACTTCTGGGGCATCATCCTCAACCCGCAGGCCATTATCACCCCGGACGTCATCTACTACTTCTCCCCGCGTTGGCTGCGGTTTGGTACCTATTGGTTCTTCCACATCGTGGCCCTTGCTGTTCCGCTAGCGCTGACCTTTGGTTTGGGCTACCGGCCGACGTGGAAGGGCTATCGCTTCGCCGTGAAGGTCACCCCTGTATGGATGGCCACCGCCATGGCGGTCAATGCGAAGACCGACGGCAATTATGGCTTCCTTAACCACGCGCCGGGAAGCCCCTCTATCATCAACCTGCTGGGACCCTGGCCCGGCTACATCGCGGCAGAGACTCTCGCCGTCGCAGCAGCATGGGCCGGGATGACGTGGCCCTGGGAAAACACTTCGCTGCGCCGCGGCACGGTGGCGGTGGGGCCACGCGGGCTCATGCGCAAGTCCGTCGGTACCGCGTCCGGGATCCTGCGCCGCGCCACGGTACGTTTTCGTAAATAG